TCCAGGCCGCGACGTCCGCCGGGATCACGCACCCGTCGACCGGGACCTACCTGTTCGCCTGGTCGACGGACCCGGGGATGCAGCTCGGCGACTACCTGGTGTTCTGGCAGGGCACCGACGGCACCGCGACCCAGGCCGAATACACCGAGGTCGTTTCCCTGGTCGACGAGGACTCGACCACGCTCTACGCGTCGCTGGAGCAGTTCAAGGCGATCCGGCGGATCACGCACACCGACGACGACCTGGACCTGGAAGCGTGCCTCGCCGCGGCCTGCCGCCAGATCGACCAGAAGGCCGGACGCCGGTTCTACCGGGACTCGGCCGTCTCCGCCCGGATCTACGGCACGACCGGCCGGGTCACCCGGGACGGCCGGCTCATGGTCGACGACATCGGCAGCACGGACGGCCTGGTCGTCGAGACCGGCGCCGACCCCAGCTGGTCGACGGCCAGCGGCACGATCGGGAAGAGCCCGGACAACGCGATCGCCCGCGGCGTCCCGATCACCTCGCTGACCATCGGATCCGGCTGGTGGACCTCCCAGGTCCGCATCACCGCCCAGTGGGGATGGCCGGCTGTCCCGGACGACATCAGCCGCGCGGCGCTGATCCTGGCGAACCGGCTCTACATGCGCAAGGACAGCCCCCAGGGCGTGGCCGGTAGCGCCGAATGGGGAGCGATCCGGCTGTCCCGCTGGGATCCCGACGTCGAGGCCCTGATCAGCCCCTACACCCTGCATTCGTTCGCGTGAGGAGCGCTGACCGATGGATCTGACCGCTGTCCGCGAGGGCCTGGCCGACGTCGTCCGCGCGGCACTGCCCGAGCTGACCTGCTACGGCGACGTCCCCGACTCGATCAGCGAACCGGCCTTTCTCGCCGGAGAGGTCGACATCACGTACGACACGACGTTCGGGGACGACGACGAGATCACCGCCACGTGCCGCGTGCTGGTGTCCCGCTCGGACGACAAGGCCGGCCAGAAGCTGCTGAACGCCTATCTCAGCCGCGGCCCGAAGAGCATCAAACGAGCGATCGAGGGCACGCCCGGCGAGGCCCAGACCCTGGGCGGCGCGTGCGACGACCTTCACGTCCAGCGCATCCGGGGATATCGCTACTACCCGCACGGCGACGCGACGTACCTCGGCGCTGAGTTCGTAGTCAAGGTCATCGGCGGATCGGAAGAGGGGTAGGGCATGAGCAAGTTCGTACTCAAGGGCACGCGCCTTTTCGTGAACGCCGTCGATCTGACGTCGGTCAATAACAAGGTCGAGCTGATGGCCGAGGTCGACGAGCAGGAGTCGACCGCGTTCAACCCGGATTCAGCGACCGAGGTCTGGCGCGAAGTGCTCGGCGGGATCATCTCGTCCAAGTGCTCGGCCGAAGGCCAATGGGAGGCCGGCGACCCGGGCAAGGTCGACGATGCGGCCTGGGCGGCGCTCGGCGCGATCGGCCCGGTCACGATCTGCCCAGTCGGCGGCCCGGTCGCCGCTGGCGACCTGGCGTACCTGACGACCATGCTCGCCGGGGACTACCAGATCGGCGACCAGGTCGGCAACGTCGCCCCCTGGTCGCTGGACGCCACCGGATCGTCGCCGCTGGTCCGCGGCGCCGCGCTGCACCCGCCCGGCACCGCCAGGACGTCGACGGGCAACGGCACGGCCGTCCAGCTCGGCGCCCTGGCCGCCGATCAAGCGCTGTACGTGAACCTGCACGTCCTGTCCGCGTCCGGCACCACGCCGAGCATCACGGTCAAGGTCCAGTCCGACGACAACAGCGGCATGACCTCGCCGACCGACCGCGCGACGTTCACCGCGGCGACCACCCGCGACGCCCAGACCGCGAAG
This window of the Actinoplanes oblitus genome carries:
- a CDS encoding head-tail connector protein, yielding MSSIVRGTSATLESRFYSYSTSELEDVTGLTVKVTRTSDNTVVQAATSAGITHPSTGTYLFAWSTDPGMQLGDYLVFWQGTDGTATQAEYTEVVSLVDEDSTTLYASLEQFKAIRRITHTDDDLDLEACLAAACRQIDQKAGRRFYRDSAVSARIYGTTGRVTRDGRLMVDDIGSTDGLVVETGADPSWSTASGTIGKSPDNAIARGVPITSLTIGSGWWTSQVRITAQWGWPAVPDDISRAALILANRLYMRKDSPQGVAGSAEWGAIRLSRWDPDVEALISPYTLHSFA